In Bufo gargarizans isolate SCDJY-AF-19 chromosome 6, ASM1485885v1, whole genome shotgun sequence, a single genomic region encodes these proteins:
- the LOC122939776 gene encoding cornifin alpha-like, which translates to MSGVKGGHQKAQCKDPCQKQTICQDPCQKQTICQDPCQKQTIYQDPCQKQTICQDPCQDPCKPIQQCQGYQKDPCNPCVPDPCQSQGKYY; encoded by the exons ATGTCTGGAGTTAAAGGAGGACATCAGAAAGCCCAATGCAAGGACCCATGCCAGAAGCAGACCATCTGCCAGGATCCATGCCAGAAGCAGACCATCTGCCAGGATCCATGCCAGAAGCAGACTATCTACCAGGATCCATGCCAGAAGCAGACAATCTGCCAAGACCCATGCCAAGATC CCTGCAAGCCTATACAGCAGTGCCAAGGATATCAAAAAG ATCCTTGCAACCCCTGTGTTCCTGATCCTTGCCAGTCTCAAGGAAAATATTACTGA